A genomic stretch from Petrimonas mucosa includes:
- a CDS encoding TerC/Alx family metal homeostasis membrane protein, with product MKFSLILNHYCSPELYLIKPGVYMNATVVYWIAFMAIFIIVYGIDLYVTSHRKEEITVKTALSWSAVWISVALAFGASFYFLIPQNQGSSLPTGPVLMTKFISGYLTEYSLSVDNLFVFILIFSMMGIQPSNQPKLLKLGILISVLLRILFILAGMGLVEKFHWIIYLFGLILIWTAYKMAFTKEDENVNPKSNILYKGASKLFPIDPDLHSPHFFTRINGKLHLTNIFLALLVIGSTDILFAVDSIPAIIGVIKEGVNGVLTLSEENFLAISSNLFAVMGLISLFFALKGIMGMFRYLKTGVSFILLFIGMKMLFSSVDAVADFFARHSWCSLAVIVATLLISILLSVLIAKSEGSGKFHDKVSQAKEGVKGAEHKGMGRFMQ from the coding sequence ATGAAATTCAGCCTAATTTTGAATCATTATTGTTCGCCGGAGTTGTATCTCATCAAGCCAGGAGTCTACATGAATGCCACAGTAGTTTATTGGATTGCCTTTATGGCCATTTTCATTATCGTATATGGAATTGACCTCTACGTCACCTCCCACCGAAAAGAAGAGATTACCGTGAAGACAGCCCTTTCATGGAGTGCCGTCTGGATCTCGGTGGCACTGGCATTTGGAGCATCATTCTATTTTCTCATTCCACAAAATCAGGGGAGTTCGCTACCGACAGGTCCTGTCCTGATGACAAAATTCATTTCAGGATATCTGACCGAGTACTCACTATCGGTCGACAACCTCTTTGTCTTCATACTGATCTTCTCGATGATGGGTATCCAGCCATCCAACCAGCCGAAATTGCTGAAACTGGGAATTCTTATTTCGGTTCTGTTGCGGATTCTATTCATTCTGGCGGGAATGGGACTGGTAGAAAAGTTCCACTGGATCATCTACCTGTTTGGGTTGATCCTGATCTGGACAGCATACAAGATGGCATTTACCAAAGAAGATGAGAATGTGAATCCCAAATCAAACATCCTCTACAAGGGAGCATCCAAGCTATTTCCCATCGATCCCGACCTGCACTCCCCACACTTCTTTACACGGATAAACGGCAAATTACACCTCACCAATATCTTTTTGGCATTGCTCGTTATCGGCTCGACCGACATCCTGTTTGCCGTAGATTCCATTCCTGCCATTATCGGCGTCATCAAGGAGGGGGTAAACGGTGTACTCACCCTCAGTGAGGAAAACTTTCTTGCCATCTCCTCCAACCTATTTGCGGTAATGGGATTGATATCGCTCTTTTTTGCACTGAAAGGAATTATGGGAATGTTCAGATATCTCAAAACGGGCGTAAGTTTTATCCTGCTCTTTATCGGCATGAAGATGCTGTTCAGTTCGGTAGATGCCGTTGCAGATTTTTTTGCCCGTCACTCCTGGTGCTCATTGGCTGTAATAGTCGCCACCCTTTTAATCTCCATTCTCCTGTCGGTACTGATCGCCAAAAGCGAAGGGTCGGGTAAGTTTCATGATAAGGTGAGCCAGGCAAAAGAGGGGGTCAAGGGAGCTGAACATAAGGGAATGGGCAGATTTATGCAATGA
- the hydG gene encoding [FeFe] hydrogenase H-cluster radical SAM maturase HydG yields the protein MRFAPEKYAIPDLPMQPFIDTGEIWEYLNRSIPTPGKVKRVVEKSLAKKRLNLEEVATLINASDPGSVELIKEGARQLKKEIYGNRIVLFAPLYVGNKCSNNCTYCGFKASNRKMLRKTLSNEELAREIEALEDSGQKRLILVFGEHAQYSPEFIAQTARIAYTVKKGRGEIRRVNINAAPLDINGFRTVKEAGIGTYQVFQETYHRDAYKTYHLRGRKVDFDYRLTSLDRAQEAGLDDVGIGALFGLYDWRFEVMGLVRHANHLEACYNVGPHTVSIPRIKDASMLDLGSDYFVPDEDFTRLVAILRLAIPYTGIILTAREPVTLRNRLIQFGVSQIDGGTRIELGSYTTGEQEHDLKRGQFRINDDRSLNQIIDELLQQEILPSFCTACYRLGRTGEHFMEFSVPGFINRFCTPNAILTLAEYLIDYAPEDTARRGWKVIEENMYELDEKTERQVQERIERIKEGERDLYF from the coding sequence ATGAGATTCGCCCCTGAAAAATACGCTATTCCAGATCTACCGATGCAGCCATTTATCGATACCGGCGAAATCTGGGAATACCTCAACAGGAGCATTCCCACTCCCGGCAAGGTAAAAAGAGTGGTGGAAAAATCATTGGCAAAAAAGAGGTTGAATCTAGAGGAGGTGGCCACACTTATCAATGCATCCGACCCCGGATCGGTAGAACTCATCAAGGAGGGTGCCCGTCAACTCAAGAAGGAGATTTACGGAAACCGCATCGTACTCTTTGCGCCACTATATGTCGGCAACAAATGTTCCAACAATTGCACCTACTGCGGATTCAAAGCGTCCAACAGGAAGATGCTCCGAAAAACACTTTCCAATGAGGAGTTGGCAAGGGAGATCGAAGCGTTGGAAGATAGTGGACAAAAACGGCTTATCCTTGTTTTCGGGGAACATGCGCAATACAGTCCTGAATTCATCGCCCAAACCGCCCGCATCGCATACACCGTGAAAAAGGGGAGAGGTGAAATCCGTCGAGTCAATATCAATGCTGCTCCGCTCGACATCAACGGCTTTCGCACGGTGAAAGAGGCTGGAATCGGGACTTACCAGGTATTTCAGGAGACCTATCACCGTGATGCCTATAAAACTTATCACCTACGGGGCAGGAAAGTTGATTTCGACTACCGCCTCACCTCACTCGACAGGGCACAGGAAGCCGGACTGGATGACGTGGGCATCGGTGCGCTTTTCGGCTTGTACGACTGGAGGTTCGAGGTGATGGGGCTGGTTCGCCATGCCAACCACCTTGAAGCCTGTTACAACGTCGGTCCCCATACCGTTTCGATCCCGAGAATCAAAGATGCATCGATGCTCGACCTGGGGAGCGACTATTTTGTGCCGGATGAAGACTTCACACGGTTGGTTGCCATCCTCCGGTTGGCCATACCGTACACCGGAATTATTCTTACCGCCCGTGAACCTGTTACACTACGTAACCGGCTTATTCAGTTCGGCGTCTCCCAAATCGACGGGGGAACGAGGATCGAGCTGGGTAGCTACACAACGGGCGAACAGGAGCATGATCTCAAGAGAGGACAGTTCCGCATCAACGACGACAGGTCACTCAACCAGATTATAGACGAACTGCTCCAACAAGAGATATTGCCCTCATTCTGTACGGCCTGCTACAGGCTGGGCAGAACCGGAGAACATTTTATGGAATTCTCCGTTCCCGGTTTCATTAATAGGTTCTGTACCCCTAATGCGATACTGACACTGGCCGAATATCTGATAGACTACGCTCCCGAAGATACCGCCAGGAGAGGGTGGAAAGTGATTGAAGAAAACATGTACGAACTGGACGAAAAAACAGAACGTCAAGTACAGGAGAGAATCGAGAGAATAAAAGAGGGGGAACGGGATCT